In Oryza sativa Japonica Group chromosome 3, ASM3414082v1, one DNA window encodes the following:
- the LOC4333183 gene encoding mechanosensitive ion channel protein 2, chloroplastic, protein MAVGVTSQLFQGVTATNRFCQTNKFRNPDIRSSLTSTSLSSVPNGHNCWGHNILERNYRPMLYVPSRYRALGVRSFALPVSLQEIPLVKSTSVALTRSCDTLLANPATALVVPAIGIIVFALWGFLPLMRDIRNRFDHGGNWKKSPTYLISTSYLQPLLLWTGATLICRALDPVVLPSAASQAVKTRLVTFVRSLSTVLAIAYILTSLIQQLQKFLMDMRNPNDSRRMGFDFAVKAVYTGIWIAAISLFMELLGFNTQKWITAGGFGTVLLTLAGREIFTNFLSSVMINATRPFVVNEWINTKIDGVEVSGIVEHVGWWSPTIIRGDDREAIYIPNHKFTVSILRNNTQRTHWRIKTYLALSHMDAAKIGIIVADMRKVLAKNPHIEQQRLHRRVFFEKIDPKTQALMIYISCFVKTSHFEEYLNVQEAVMLDLLRIVGHHRARLATQIRTVQKSYGNADIDNIPFGEEMYSRVRGRPLLIDTSARISDDKSKPRPASREDHKVKTVTSAEAKSASADNASISNSEKQEQKKSVPEDGRMKNSKNDHATTTSPSSPWSENMDPIASTSKTGKGKTQGAEATEREGDGAVSVANSKKESRPVFEDNIVLGLALEGSKRTLPIDDGMNPHLSLSETEQDTVEAASSPKDKKGQEKGDQRNLDR, encoded by the exons GGAACTATAGGCCTATGCTATATGTGCCTTCTAGATATAGAGCCTTGGGTGTTAGATCTTTTGCATTGCCTGTTTCTTTGCAGGAAATCCCTTTGGTCAAGAGCACATCAGTGGCATTGACTAG GTCATGTGACACTTTACTTGCAAATCCTGCTACTGCGCTTGTGGTTCCTGCAATTGGAATAATTGTCTTTGCTTTATGGGGATTCTTGCCTTTAATGAGGGACATTAGAAACCGTTTCGAC CATGGAGGCAACTGGAAGAAAAGCCCTACATACTTAATTTCTACCTCGTACCTTCAACCATTGCTTCTATGGACAGGAGCAACACTTATCTGCAG GGCTTTGGATCCAGTTGTGTTGCCTTCAGCAGCAAGCCAAGCAGTTAAAACACGCCTTGTAACTTTTGTGAGATCATTATCAACTGTCCTGGCTATTGCCTATATTCTGACGAG CTTAATTCAGCAGTTACAGAAATTTCTAATGGACATGCGTAACCCCAATGATTCAAGACGT ATGGGATTTGACTTCGCAGTGAAAGCTGTTTACACTGGTATTTGGATTGCTGCTATATCTCTCTTTATGGAGTTGCTGGGTTTCAATACCCAAAAGTGGATTACTGCTGGAGGTTTTGGGACTGTGTTGCTTACACTTGCTGGTCGTGAG ATCTTTACAAACTTCCTCTCAAGTGTTATGATCAATGCCACACGTCCATTCGTGGTGAATGAATGGATCAATACAAAGATAGATGGTGTTGAAGTCTCTGGTATTGTTGAG CATGTTGGCTGGTGGTCCCCTACAATCATTAGAGGTGATGATAGAGAAGCTATATACATTCCTAACCATAAGTTCACAGTTTCTATTTTGAGAAATAACACTCAGAGGACCCATTGGCGTATTAAGACCTACCTGGCTTTAAGCCACATGGATGCTGCGAAAATTGGT ATAATTGTTGCGGACATGAGAAAAGTGTTGGCAAAGAATCCACATATAGAGCAACAGAGGCTGCATAGGAGAgtattttttgagaaaattgATCCAAAAACCCAAGCTCTTATG ATTTACATATCATGCTTTGTGAAGACATCTCATTTTGAGGAGTATCTCAATGTCCAG GAAGCTGTTATGTTGGATCTTCTTAGAATAGTCGGCCATCATAGGGCAAGGCTTGCCACCCAGATTCGAACAGTTCAGAAATCTTATGGCAATGCAGACATCGATAACATTCCTTTCGGAGAGGAGATGTATAGTCGTGTACGTGGCCGTCCACTTCTGATTGATACCTCTGCAAGGATTAGCGATGACAAGTCTAAGCCTCGTCCAGCATCGCGTGAAGATCATAAAGTCAAGACAGTCACTTCTGCAGAGGCTAAGTCAGCTTCAGCTGATAATGCTAGTATAAGCAACTCCGAGAAGCAGGAACAGAAAAAATCAGTACCAGAAGATGGTCGCATGAAGAATAGTAAAAATGATCATGCGACAACAACATCGCCATCTTCTCCATGGTCAGAAAATATGGATCCTATTGCATCAACTTCCAAAACTGGTAAAGGAAAAACTCAAGGAGCTGAGGCCACAGAACGAGAAGGAGATGGCGCTGTCTCTGTTGCTAATTCAAAGAAAGAATCGAGACCCGTCTTTGAAGACAACATTGTTCTGGGTTTAGCTCTTGAGGGATCCAAGAGGACATTACCAATTGATGACGGAATGAACCCTCATCTATCACTTTCTGAAACTGAGCAAGACACAGTTGAGGCTGCTTCATCACCGAAGGATAAGAAAGGTCAAGAAAAAGGTGACCAGAGGAATCTTGATAGGTGA